The following are encoded together in the Acidobacteriota bacterium genome:
- a CDS encoding AAA family ATPase, with protein MAGRDDTNGPQGPADKAWATRRAEDPDAGRKAANKAVETIRERHGPDAYKRMGKKAAATKKWKPYLEEVRRYLESGLLDSQEVEYKLAIERQLQEARRAVLEGDENCLDIVARAIGNNLTSTYDKTGLRNWFQEQPEGAREALRVIWAEDAGLSIADRIRAFTPLVPESLPSGRQAPTRGTGTRLRWIALLLMACGARQYPPYKVTEFNATYERTGHPMPAPGGDEATHYEHGLGLLDELVHRARGAGLERPKDRLEAQSVLFAMAGGRGSEERPCWFVGAFWEAGDQTNRFVQEGIWQHGFEDKYLDLVKSIEPGDRIAIKATFVKKRGLPFENRGKNISTMAIKAIGVVTENKGDGRNLRVTWTPVEPPHEWYFYAGLRTIWKVTRDSGDRPWEASALIDFTFHGKEQDYDRFLARYGDPDNDEPQPVPDASRETLADADFSDLARDLLYNEADLRKIASLLDDKRQVIFQGPPGTGKTYAARELASFLADSEERVTLVQFHPSYAYEDFVQGYRPTLSDEGQAGFALREGPLVNAARRARAEPGTPHFLIIDEINRGNLAKVFGELYFLLEYRDEDMRLQYASAEDEPFSLPENLYIIGTMNTADRSIALVDLALRRRFHFVEFHPDKPPVEGLLGRWLEKNSSPDMAWVADVMKRANSRLNDRQAAIGPSYFMKEDLDEEKVRLIWEHNVLPYVEEHLYGETDRLAEFDLDKLRQVAGGDGTDHAADSDPNSNAEAPSGDPGGNEEDGATDDAES; from the coding sequence ATGGCAGGCCGAGACGATACGAACGGACCGCAAGGCCCTGCGGACAAGGCGTGGGCGACGCGAAGGGCGGAAGATCCGGACGCCGGGAGGAAGGCGGCCAACAAAGCGGTCGAGACGATCCGGGAACGTCATGGGCCTGACGCCTACAAGAGGATGGGGAAGAAGGCAGCGGCAACGAAGAAATGGAAGCCGTACCTGGAGGAGGTCCGCCGCTACCTCGAGAGCGGCCTTCTGGATAGCCAAGAGGTCGAGTACAAGCTCGCTATCGAGCGACAGCTTCAGGAGGCCCGCCGAGCCGTTCTGGAGGGCGACGAGAACTGCCTCGACATCGTCGCGAGAGCGATAGGAAACAACCTCACCTCCACCTACGATAAGACCGGCCTGCGCAACTGGTTCCAGGAGCAGCCGGAGGGAGCTCGCGAAGCTCTGCGAGTCATCTGGGCCGAGGACGCGGGGCTGTCGATAGCCGATCGAATCCGGGCGTTCACGCCCCTGGTTCCCGAGAGCTTGCCCAGCGGCCGGCAGGCGCCCACCCGCGGCACTGGTACCCGCCTGAGATGGATCGCCCTTCTCCTGATGGCATGCGGCGCTCGTCAGTACCCGCCCTACAAAGTCACCGAGTTCAACGCGACGTACGAACGCACCGGGCATCCGATGCCCGCTCCCGGAGGCGACGAGGCGACGCACTACGAACACGGGCTCGGACTACTCGATGAGCTCGTACACCGCGCTCGCGGAGCAGGCCTAGAACGACCGAAGGATCGCCTCGAAGCTCAATCAGTCCTGTTCGCGATGGCCGGTGGCCGAGGATCGGAAGAGCGGCCGTGCTGGTTCGTGGGAGCTTTCTGGGAGGCAGGCGATCAGACGAACCGGTTCGTACAGGAGGGCATCTGGCAGCACGGCTTTGAGGACAAGTATCTGGACCTTGTCAAGTCGATAGAGCCTGGAGACCGAATCGCGATCAAGGCCACCTTCGTCAAGAAGCGGGGGCTCCCGTTCGAGAACCGAGGCAAGAACATCTCCACGATGGCGATCAAGGCGATCGGCGTCGTTACCGAGAACAAGGGAGACGGTCGCAACCTCCGGGTGACCTGGACGCCCGTGGAACCACCCCACGAGTGGTACTTCTACGCTGGTCTTCGCACAATCTGGAAGGTCACGCGCGATTCGGGAGATCGTCCGTGGGAGGCCAGCGCCTTGATCGACTTCACGTTCCACGGAAAGGAGCAGGACTACGACCGGTTCCTTGCACGGTACGGCGATCCGGACAACGACGAGCCTCAACCGGTTCCAGATGCGTCCCGTGAGACGCTGGCGGACGCCGATTTCTCGGACCTCGCGCGCGATCTGCTTTACAACGAGGCAGACCTCCGGAAGATAGCGTCGCTCCTCGACGACAAACGTCAGGTCATCTTCCAGGGGCCGCCCGGCACGGGCAAGACCTACGCCGCCCGCGAACTAGCGAGCTTCCTTGCCGACTCCGAAGAGCGCGTCACTCTGGTCCAGTTCCACCCTTCGTACGCCTACGAGGACTTCGTTCAAGGCTACCGGCCGACGCTGTCCGATGAGGGCCAAGCTGGCTTCGCGCTGCGCGAGGGCCCGCTGGTCAACGCCGCTAGAAGGGCCCGTGCTGAGCCGGGCACGCCACACTTCCTGATCATCGACGAAATCAACCGAGGCAACCTGGCCAAGGTCTTCGGCGAGTTGTACTTCCTGCTCGAGTACCGCGACGAAGACATGAGGCTCCAGTACGCCTCGGCCGAGGACGAGCCGTTCAGTCTGCCAGAGAATCTCTACATCATCGGCACGATGAACACGGCCGACCGCTCGATCGCGCTGGTCGACCTGGCGCTGCGCCGACGGTTCCACTTCGTCGAGTTCCATCCCGACAAGCCGCCGGTCGAGGGACTACTCGGTCGCTGGCTGGAGAAGAACTCGTCGCCCGACATGGCCTGGGTGGCGGATGTCATGAAGCGAGCGAACAGCAGATTGAACGACCGGCAGGCGGCCATCGGACCCAGCTACTTCATGAAGGAGGACCTCGACGAGGAGAAGGTCCGGCTCATCTGGGAACACAACGTCCTGCCGTACGTCGAGGAGCACCTATACGGTGAGACGGACCGGCTTGCCGAGTTCGATCTCGACAAGCTGCGCCAAGTGGCTGGCGGCGACGGCACTGACCACGCTGCCGACAGCGACCCGAACTCGAACGCCGAGGCGCCCTCCGGCGACCCGGGAGGCAACGAAGAGGACGGGGCGACTGACGATGCGGAATCTTGA
- a CDS encoding haloacid dehalogenase, protein MRRLTDYRVLTFDCYGTLIDWETGIWDALQPLIMRNPDAEVTRDAALLAFGQCESLQERETPDLLYSDLLARVHGRIADRLGMQTDPELDEAFGASVPDWPAFADTADALRVLKRHFRLVILSNVHKDGIVGSNRKLGVEFDAIYTAEDVGSYKPADANFEYLVAHLQSDFGLDRSDILHTAQSLHHDHVPANRFGLANAWIDRQRLSEGGSWGATERVETMPTTDFVFFSMGEMAAAVAACASTGA, encoded by the coding sequence GTGCGACGACTCACCGACTACCGCGTCCTGACCTTCGACTGCTACGGCACCCTGATCGACTGGGAGACCGGCATCTGGGACGCCTTGCAGCCGCTGATCATGCGGAACCCCGACGCCGAGGTCACCCGCGACGCCGCGCTGCTTGCGTTCGGGCAGTGCGAGAGCCTTCAGGAGCGGGAGACGCCTGATCTGCTCTACTCCGACCTGCTAGCTCGCGTGCATGGACGCATCGCCGACCGCTTGGGCATGCAAACGGACCCGGAACTCGATGAAGCGTTCGGCGCCTCGGTTCCAGACTGGCCGGCGTTCGCCGACACCGCGGACGCCTTGCGGGTCCTCAAGCGCCACTTCCGGCTCGTCATTCTCTCCAACGTTCACAAGGACGGCATCGTCGGCTCGAACCGCAAGCTCGGAGTCGAGTTCGACGCGATCTACACGGCCGAGGACGTTGGCTCCTACAAGCCGGCAGACGCGAACTTCGAGTACCTGGTCGCGCACCTCCAGTCCGACTTCGGACTCGACCGGTCCGACATCCTGCACACCGCGCAGAGCCTCCACCACGACCATGTGCCGGCGAACCGGTTCGGGCTCGCCAACGCCTGGATCGACCGGCAACGCCTCTCCGAGGGCGGAAGCTGGGGTGCTACCGAACGTGTCGAGACGATGCCGACCACCGACTTCGTGTTCTTCTCGATGGGCGAGATGGCAGCGGCCGTGGCGGCGTGCGCGAGCACCGGGGCCTAG
- a CDS encoding ATP-grasp domain-containing protein has product MLQRVLISNRGEIAIRIAKAAEALGIESVGVYPAADSLSLHTRLTTEALQIGNGAPDDPVAAYLDAEDLVATALASGCDCVHPGYGFLAENATFAERCAAAGLVFVGPPPTVLSLFGDKVRARQLAASLDIPVVPGSDGPVDSANEAAALADLLGYPVMLKAAAGGGGRGMRTVRSGGAMADAFERCRSEAAAAFGDGALFVEKLIERPRHIEVQVLADANGNAVHLHERDCSVQLRNQKVIETAPAPGLDGDLRDRLLADAVRLMEAAAYVNAGTVEFLIVPETSEHFFIECNARIQVEHTVTEQVTGFDLVEAQFRLAAGASLDSLGLGDQTAVGEPRGFAVQARVVARGAGTLSAYKEPAGPGVRVDGCGYVGYSPPPQFDPLLAKVTATSSSSFGPGAASFTAAVERVRRAVSEFHVGGLATNLDQLKAILAHPSVRAGDARTTLLEENPELLSADVGIATANGAMTLLRQQATVMGLSVASGAGTQPAARTTSAELDVEPGQQAVACPMAGSILEVRATDGEQVAAGETLLVVSAMKMESAVTSPCDGRVAALQPLQPGDTVEAGQVVAVVAPAGDATCEAVTAHRDDTWAPMLEDVATMQALALERLAPGSGDPGVVRQRSRGKLTCRERIDLLLDKDSFHEIGSIAGFASYDEAGAITAFTPANHVGGWGRIGGRTAVVCADDFTSRGGHADGAIGAKSSYLDRLALEMRAPSIRLLDGSSGGGSVAAMVPQQQKDGESKAKESRGAIKAGRPRVAGGGGSFLPGHLGSTMYTEQLGTVPVVNVLLGSVVGIGAAKAVLGHFSVMVRDIAQLFVAGPPVVRPAMGYDITKEDLGGWHIHCRNGSVDNLAETEEEAMVLTRRFLSYLPSSVFETPSTATPDPNDPPDRRDEELFSLIPRKRTATFDVRRAIRLMADRDSFFEIGPLWGTDQVTGFVRFAGRPMGVIASDSQHANGGALTADGCRKLIRHLDLCDLFHLPVLNLVDNPGFAVGLEHEITGTIRWGGQWMIAFAQATVPVFTVIMRRSFGVAGNNYATPRAQPSMRVVWPAADTGGIPPEGGIEAAYKRQLAQAEDPKAFREELMARIESARGPVGPLSRFQVEEMIDPRDTRALICEWLDMAWNIVSQPARLKPRATQFRP; this is encoded by the coding sequence ATGCTCCAGAGGGTCCTGATCAGCAACCGCGGCGAGATCGCCATCCGCATCGCCAAGGCGGCGGAGGCGCTGGGCATCGAGTCGGTCGGCGTCTATCCGGCCGCCGACTCCCTGTCGCTCCACACGCGGCTGACGACGGAGGCGCTGCAGATAGGCAACGGCGCCCCCGACGATCCCGTCGCCGCCTATCTCGACGCCGAGGATCTGGTCGCCACCGCCCTCGCCAGCGGCTGCGACTGCGTCCACCCGGGCTACGGATTCCTGGCCGAGAACGCGACCTTCGCCGAGCGGTGCGCCGCGGCCGGCCTCGTCTTCGTCGGCCCGCCGCCCACCGTCCTGTCCCTGTTCGGCGACAAAGTGCGCGCGCGCCAGCTTGCGGCTTCCCTCGATATCCCGGTCGTTCCCGGCAGCGACGGACCGGTGGACTCCGCGAACGAGGCGGCCGCGCTCGCGGATCTGCTCGGCTATCCCGTGATGCTCAAGGCGGCCGCCGGAGGGGGCGGCCGCGGCATGCGCACGGTGCGGTCCGGCGGCGCGATGGCCGACGCTTTCGAGCGGTGCCGAAGCGAAGCGGCGGCCGCGTTCGGTGACGGCGCGCTGTTCGTCGAGAAGCTGATCGAGCGCCCACGGCACATCGAGGTCCAGGTCCTCGCCGACGCGAACGGCAACGCCGTCCACCTGCACGAGCGGGACTGCTCCGTTCAGTTGCGCAACCAGAAAGTGATCGAGACGGCCCCCGCGCCCGGCCTGGACGGCGATCTGCGCGACCGCCTCCTCGCCGACGCGGTCAGGCTGATGGAGGCCGCCGCCTACGTCAACGCCGGCACCGTCGAGTTCCTGATCGTCCCCGAGACCAGCGAGCACTTCTTCATCGAGTGCAATGCCCGCATCCAGGTCGAGCACACGGTCACCGAGCAGGTCACCGGGTTCGATCTCGTCGAGGCTCAGTTTCGACTCGCCGCCGGCGCCAGCCTCGACTCCCTGGGTCTCGGCGACCAGACTGCGGTCGGTGAACCGCGGGGTTTCGCCGTCCAGGCCCGCGTGGTCGCCCGCGGCGCCGGAACGCTGAGCGCGTACAAGGAACCCGCCGGCCCCGGCGTGCGGGTCGACGGCTGCGGCTACGTCGGCTACTCGCCACCGCCCCAGTTCGACCCCCTGCTCGCCAAGGTGACGGCCACCAGCTCTTCCTCGTTCGGTCCCGGCGCCGCGTCCTTCACCGCCGCCGTCGAGCGCGTACGGCGCGCGGTCTCGGAGTTCCACGTCGGCGGACTCGCCACCAACCTCGACCAGCTCAAGGCGATCCTCGCCCATCCCTCCGTCCGCGCCGGCGACGCCCGGACCACCCTCCTGGAGGAGAACCCGGAGCTACTTTCGGCCGACGTCGGCATCGCGACCGCCAACGGCGCCATGACCCTGTTGCGGCAACAGGCGACCGTGATGGGGCTCTCCGTCGCGAGCGGCGCGGGCACGCAGCCCGCGGCGAGGACGACCTCCGCGGAACTCGACGTCGAACCCGGCCAGCAGGCCGTCGCCTGCCCGATGGCCGGCTCGATCCTCGAGGTGCGCGCGACGGACGGCGAGCAGGTGGCCGCCGGCGAGACGCTGCTCGTCGTCAGCGCGATGAAGATGGAGTCCGCCGTCACCTCGCCCTGCGACGGCCGGGTGGCCGCCCTGCAGCCGCTGCAACCCGGCGACACGGTGGAGGCGGGCCAGGTCGTCGCGGTCGTCGCGCCGGCCGGGGACGCGACCTGCGAAGCGGTCACCGCGCATCGGGACGACACCTGGGCGCCGATGCTCGAGGACGTGGCCACGATGCAGGCCCTGGCCCTCGAACGCCTCGCCCCGGGCTCCGGCGATCCCGGGGTCGTCCGCCAGCGCAGCCGCGGCAAGCTGACCTGCAGGGAACGAATCGACCTCCTGCTCGACAAAGACTCCTTCCACGAGATCGGCAGCATCGCCGGTTTCGCGTCCTACGACGAGGCCGGCGCGATCACGGCCTTCACGCCGGCCAACCACGTCGGCGGATGGGGCCGGATCGGGGGCCGCACCGCGGTCGTCTGCGCCGACGACTTCACCTCACGGGGCGGCCACGCGGACGGCGCGATCGGCGCGAAGAGCAGCTACCTAGACCGCCTGGCCCTCGAGATGCGCGCGCCTTCGATCCGCCTGCTCGACGGCTCGTCGGGCGGCGGCAGCGTCGCCGCGATGGTGCCGCAACAGCAGAAGGACGGCGAGAGCAAGGCGAAGGAGAGCCGGGGCGCGATCAAGGCGGGGCGGCCCCGGGTCGCGGGCGGCGGCGGCTCCTTCCTGCCCGGCCACCTCGGCAGCACCATGTACACCGAGCAACTGGGCACCGTGCCGGTCGTCAACGTCCTGCTCGGCAGCGTCGTCGGCATCGGCGCCGCCAAAGCGGTGCTCGGCCACTTCTCGGTCATGGTGCGCGACATCGCGCAACTGTTCGTCGCGGGACCGCCGGTGGTGCGCCCCGCGATGGGCTACGACATCACCAAGGAGGACCTGGGCGGCTGGCACATCCACTGCCGCAACGGCTCGGTGGACAACCTGGCGGAAACCGAGGAGGAGGCGATGGTCCTCACCCGGCGCTTCCTCTCCTACCTGCCTTCCTCCGTCTTCGAGACGCCTTCGACCGCGACGCCGGACCCGAACGACCCGCCCGACCGGCGCGACGAAGAGCTGTTCAGCCTGATCCCCCGCAAGCGCACGGCGACCTTCGACGTCCGCCGCGCGATCCGGCTGATGGCGGACCGGGACTCGTTCTTCGAGATCGGTCCGCTATGGGGCACCGACCAGGTCACCGGCTTCGTGAGATTCGCCGGCCGTCCCATGGGCGTCATCGCCTCGGACAGCCAGCATGCCAACGGCGGCGCGCTCACCGCCGACGGCTGCCGCAAGCTGATCCGCCACCTCGACCTCTGCGACCTCTTCCACCTGCCGGTCCTCAACCTCGTCGACAACCCCGGTTTCGCCGTGGGCCTCGAACACGAGATCACCGGCACGATCCGCTGGGGCGGCCAGTGGATGATCGCCTTCGCCCAGGCCACCGTCCCCGTCTTCACCGTCATCATGCGCCGCAGCTTCGGCGTCGCCGGCAACAACTACGCGACCCCACGGGCCCAGCCCTCGATGCGCGTCGTCTGGCCGGCCGCCGACACCGGCGGCATCCCGCCCGAGGGTGGCATCGAGGCCGCCTACAAGCGGCAGCTCGCCCAGGCCGAAGACCCGAAGGCCTTCCGGGAAGAACTGATGGCCCGCATCGAAAGCGCCCGCGGCCCCGTCGGCCCCCTCTCCCGGTTCCAGGTCGAAGAGATGATCGACCCCCGCGACACCCGCGCCCTCATCTGCGAGTGGCTCGACATGGCGTGGAACATCGTCTCGCAGCCGGCGCGGCTCAAGCCGCGGGCGACGCAGTTCCGGCCCTGA
- a CDS encoding HigA family addiction module antitoxin codes for MTRVKNHPGQILKAELEARGLTANQLALALRVPANRITAILRGERSVSAETAVRLGRYMGTGAVLWMNLQAAYDVSVVEARQGAAIDREVLPASAASSESRLAGANR; via the coding sequence ATGACCAGAGTGAAAAACCACCCGGGCCAGATTCTCAAGGCAGAACTCGAAGCTCGAGGACTGACTGCCAACCAACTGGCACTCGCGCTCCGAGTTCCAGCGAATCGAATCACGGCAATTCTCCGCGGGGAGCGTTCCGTTAGCGCGGAGACGGCAGTTCGCCTTGGGCGCTACATGGGCACGGGCGCGGTTCTGTGGATGAACCTCCAGGCTGCGTACGACGTGTCCGTTGTCGAGGCTAGGCAAGGTGCGGCGATCGATCGGGAAGTGCTGCCTGCTTCAGCGGCCTCCTCCGAGAGCAGATTGGCCGGGGCCAATCGCTAG
- a CDS encoding GNAT family N-acetyltransferase has product MVFTWRYATAADAPAIVALVNDAFEVEADVLTGERIALPDVLGRLERGSFLVCDGSAGGLAGCVYVELRGETGYLGLVSVASARQSLGLGRDLMAAAEGWLHEAGCSVCQLWVLSSRPELLAWYGRRGYRVVRKEPFEAVNPPPTRKPLRPVHFEIMERELTPLGGSG; this is encoded by the coding sequence ATGGTCTTCACCTGGCGCTACGCCACCGCCGCCGACGCCCCGGCGATCGTGGCGCTCGTCAACGACGCGTTCGAAGTGGAGGCGGACGTGCTGACCGGCGAACGGATCGCGCTGCCGGACGTACTGGGCCGCCTTGAGCGCGGTTCATTCCTCGTGTGCGACGGGAGCGCCGGCGGTCTGGCGGGTTGCGTCTATGTCGAGTTGCGCGGCGAGACTGGCTACCTCGGCCTGGTGTCCGTCGCATCGGCACGGCAGAGCCTGGGGCTGGGCCGCGACCTGATGGCCGCGGCCGAGGGCTGGTTGCACGAAGCGGGCTGCAGCGTTTGCCAGCTCTGGGTGCTCAGCAGCCGGCCGGAGCTGCTGGCCTGGTACGGCCGGCGCGGGTACCGGGTGGTCCGGAAGGAGCCGTTCGAAGCCGTCAACCCGCCTCCGACGAGAAAGCCCCTTCGGCCCGTCCACTTCGAGATCATGGAGCGCGAGCTGACGCCCCTGGGAGGGAGCGGCTAG
- a CDS encoding type II toxin-antitoxin system RelE/ParE family toxin, translating to MAGQAASAGSATSGVVRVLYYNPAVIRSFADSKTRRLFEEDRQRGFRGLDYDRALLLLDTLDAAPSLDSLRALRSVRLHALSGKRKGTSSMTINARWRLTFRFARGNAQDVAIEDYHKG from the coding sequence ATGGCCGGCCAAGCTGCTTCAGCGGGAAGTGCGACGTCTGGCGTAGTACGTGTCTTGTACTACAATCCGGCGGTGATTCGGTCCTTCGCTGACAGCAAGACCCGGCGGCTGTTCGAGGAGGATCGCCAACGAGGATTCCGTGGCTTGGACTATGACCGTGCGTTGCTCCTTCTGGACACACTCGATGCGGCCCCGTCGCTCGACTCGCTCCGCGCCCTCCGGTCGGTTCGACTGCACGCCCTCAGCGGCAAGCGGAAGGGTACGAGTTCCATGACGATCAACGCGCGTTGGCGACTGACTTTCCGGTTCGCCAGGGGGAATGCTCAGGACGTCGCGATTGAGGACTACCACAAGGGGTGA
- a CDS encoding MATE family efflux transporter → MQERPGADRLDRFAENPRRALWLLAMPILIGMSIQTLYMIVDMFFVGRVSPEALTALAFNMPLVFLAMGVTFGLGTGITAVIAQAIGARDRVRADRAAEHSVLIGALVAALTTGSALVFGIPLLHALGVPAELVPQAWSYFRVLACGYPFMILAVFFRSILSGEGNVKTPVIVQGAATVLNIALDPLFIFTFGMGVAGAALATIVSQAAAALVFVYLLFVAKLSYVRFDLANFRYDSAIIRSICVIGLPASLSFLVMSLGGGVLNRILVEHTPDAVAALQIGSRLDHVVILPQVAIASGLVTLVGMFYGARRGDLLREIVRYAMVRTILLSIAIAAAFYVLAPALVAFFTDSPGIHTLGVDYLRVVVFAYPFIGVSILTGRSLQGLGRGSPELWLSLLRVILISAPLAWAATFWLRGPVQWVWYSSLIGTVISASIALAWLAAGLREAIARVGRGESPLGTPAGSGELSVDSAAEAPEPA, encoded by the coding sequence ATGCAGGAGCGTCCGGGGGCCGACCGTCTCGACCGCTTCGCCGAGAATCCGCGGCGAGCGCTGTGGCTATTGGCGATGCCGATCCTGATCGGCATGTCGATCCAGACGCTCTACATGATCGTCGACATGTTCTTCGTCGGCCGCGTGAGCCCGGAGGCCCTGACCGCTCTCGCCTTCAACATGCCGCTCGTGTTCCTGGCGATGGGCGTGACCTTCGGCCTGGGCACCGGCATCACGGCGGTGATCGCTCAGGCGATCGGCGCCCGCGACCGCGTGCGCGCCGACCGCGCCGCCGAGCACTCGGTGCTGATCGGCGCCCTGGTCGCCGCACTGACGACGGGTTCGGCGCTCGTTTTCGGCATTCCCCTGCTCCACGCGCTCGGTGTGCCGGCCGAACTCGTGCCCCAGGCCTGGAGCTACTTCCGCGTGCTGGCCTGCGGCTACCCATTCATGATTCTGGCCGTCTTCTTCCGTTCAATCCTCTCGGGCGAAGGCAACGTGAAGACGCCGGTGATCGTCCAGGGCGCCGCCACCGTGCTGAACATCGCCCTCGACCCGCTGTTCATCTTCACCTTCGGCATGGGCGTGGCCGGCGCCGCCCTGGCGACGATCGTCAGCCAGGCGGCGGCCGCCCTGGTCTTCGTCTACCTGCTGTTCGTGGCCAAGCTCTCCTACGTCCGCTTCGACCTCGCGAACTTCCGCTACGACAGCGCGATCATCCGCAGCATCTGCGTCATCGGCCTGCCCGCCTCGCTGTCGTTCCTGGTCATGTCGCTCGGCGGCGGCGTACTGAACCGCATCCTGGTCGAGCACACGCCGGACGCGGTGGCCGCGCTTCAGATCGGCAGCCGTCTCGACCACGTGGTCATCCTGCCCCAGGTCGCGATCGCCTCCGGCCTGGTGACCCTGGTCGGCATGTTCTACGGCGCCCGCCGCGGCGATCTGCTGCGGGAGATCGTCCGCTACGCGATGGTGCGGACGATCCTGCTCAGCATCGCGATCGCCGCGGCGTTCTATGTCCTTGCACCCGCCCTCGTCGCCTTCTTCACCGACAGTCCCGGGATCCACACACTGGGCGTCGACTACCTGCGGGTGGTCGTCTTCGCCTATCCCTTCATCGGCGTTTCCATCCTCACCGGCCGCAGCCTGCAGGGCCTGGGCCGCGGCTCCCCGGAGCTCTGGCTGTCCCTGCTGCGGGTCATCCTGATCAGCGCTCCCCTGGCCTGGGCGGCGACGTTCTGGCTGCGCGGGCCGGTGCAATGGGTCTGGTACTCGTCCCTGATCGGCACGGTCATCTCGGCCTCGATAGCGCTCGCCTGGCTCGCGGCCGGCCTGCGCGAGGCGATCGCCAGGGTCGGCCGCGGCGAGTCTCCGCTCGGTACCCCCGCCGGCAGCGGAGAACTGTCGGTAGATAGTGCGGCCGAGGCGCCCGAGCCTGCATGA
- a CDS encoding restriction endonuclease: MRNLDLREWTPTEEPVALSVRERDRLKPHLASIEPAPGTSDAYYLRPGSTIGALEIGDLSVAIEPKLPIGRVLYLASYAMGVDFREERFDFVRRQTLIEALVPALTRAARRAFARGLLHGYRTQEEALHTVRGRIRVADQIRRRFGVPLPVEVRYDDFTDDVLANRLVKAAADRLGKLRIRSAQSRLDLAWVAATLDNVSLVDFPANAVPEVKFDRLNEHYREAVTLARLILRHASFEAARGAVRANGFLMDMNDVFQEFVTRALREELRLSERAFRSDRRLPPIHLDTAGRVRLKPDLSWWNGLTCTFVGDAKYKRVKHAHVPNADLYQLLAYTTALDLPGGLLVYAEGEADDVEHRVRHAGKQLEIATLDLSGSIESLRSEIGRLAERVRALRRSAIELRQAA, translated from the coding sequence ATGCGGAATCTTGACCTCCGCGAGTGGACCCCCACCGAAGAGCCGGTGGCGCTCTCGGTCAGGGAACGCGACCGGTTGAAGCCCCACCTCGCGAGCATCGAACCCGCGCCCGGGACTAGCGACGCGTACTACCTCAGGCCCGGTTCCACGATCGGCGCGCTCGAGATCGGCGACCTTTCCGTCGCCATCGAACCCAAGCTGCCCATCGGCCGTGTGCTCTACCTGGCGTCCTACGCCATGGGCGTCGACTTCCGGGAAGAGCGTTTCGACTTCGTTCGGCGACAGACGCTCATCGAAGCTCTCGTGCCCGCGCTCACACGCGCCGCGCGCCGGGCCTTCGCTCGCGGACTCCTCCACGGCTACCGCACGCAAGAAGAAGCGCTGCACACGGTCCGCGGACGCATCCGCGTCGCCGACCAGATCCGCCGCCGGTTCGGCGTTCCCCTGCCGGTCGAGGTCCGCTACGACGACTTCACCGACGACGTGCTCGCCAATCGACTCGTCAAGGCCGCGGCCGACCGTCTCGGCAAGCTTCGCATCCGTTCAGCACAGTCGCGCCTCGATCTCGCCTGGGTCGCCGCGACACTGGACAACGTGAGCTTGGTCGACTTCCCGGCGAATGCCGTCCCCGAGGTCAAGTTCGACCGCCTGAATGAGCACTACCGGGAGGCGGTCACCCTCGCGCGGCTCATCCTTCGCCACGCGTCCTTTGAAGCCGCGCGCGGCGCCGTGCGGGCGAACGGCTTCCTGATGGACATGAACGACGTCTTCCAGGAGTTCGTGACGCGGGCGCTACGCGAGGAGCTCCGCCTATCCGAACGCGCGTTCCGGTCAGACCGTCGATTGCCGCCAATCCACCTCGATACAGCAGGACGGGTGCGACTCAAGCCGGACCTCTCCTGGTGGAACGGCCTGACCTGCACCTTCGTCGGCGACGCAAAGTACAAGCGCGTCAAGCACGCCCATGTGCCCAACGCCGATCTCTACCAGCTCCTCGCCTACACCACCGCCCTCGACCTGCCCGGAGGCCTGCTGGTCTACGCCGAAGGAGAGGCCGACGACGTCGAGCATCGAGTTCGCCACGCCGGGAAGCAGCTCGAAATCGCCACACTCGACCTGTCAGGCAGCATCGAGAGCCTGAGAAGCGAGATCGGCAGGCTGGCTGAACGAGTCCGCGCGCTTCGCCGCAGCGCCATCGAGCTCCGCCAAGCCGCCTGA